In Scylla paramamosain isolate STU-SP2022 chromosome 16, ASM3559412v1, whole genome shotgun sequence, the genomic window TGCAACATGTTACTGTTTCTATGTCATTTCAATTACTAGATTTTCCCTATACTAATGTTAAACACTTCATGCAAGAAAATGCTACAGATATTGACCAAAATTTAATTTCTGCAGGTACTATATAAACTTATCAAACATTATTTTGTCATATTACTTGCACATTAGGCACCAATTTGGCATGATTCGTGCTTTATTTGTCGCAATTTTCACAAGGACAttgtaaatattttcttatctaaggATTGGGTAAAAATTTAGCTGACtgtttagaattttttttcaatcttataTTTTTCATCAAATATAGCCATGTAGTTTTAATTTGTTTGGTTTAAGTTTATGCTGTTTCTTGAAAATTAAACCACTGCTCCACATTTTTATACTGTTACACAGTCATTTGAAACCTGGATTGCCTAATTGATTTCATGTCAAAATATTGTGGTTGATAATGAACTCATGAGGCATGAATTGTGGTGTGCAGAATAACTTATTAAAGCTTTTCATAAGATGTAAAAATAATCTTTTTAATGGTTAAAGTGGTTTAGATAAATATACCTAATTTATAATTCTGAATGTCTGGTCTTAATACACTGAAGATAAAGACCATGGTATGAGAACTGCCACACAGAAAGCTGAGCTAAGCTGAGATTACTATTATATGAAGCAATTCTGTGGGAAGTTAATTGTTTGCTCTGTCACATTACTGTACATTGTGATAAAGGTACACTATTATGAAAAGTGGATTAATTTTATTCAGATGTAATTTTGCTTCATATAGAGGAATATGTATTGTCTAGTTTTAAGTGGCAGGCATTGAGTCAGCTTTTAGTTTGTTAGGAATATACTCAGTTAACTCACTATTGCTAACCAAGGTGCTTCCTGCCACAGCAGTTTTTGCTTGCAACCTAACACGCCCTGTCTCTTCAGTGGTTTCCTTTATTTACCAACTGGAAATATTGACCTGCATCTTTCATAATGAGCTGTCTGGCTAAGCTTTTAAGGTATCCAAAACCTGAAATATCCAGCATAACAGGATATTTATTATGATGTGCCAAATTCAATTCACAGTCATTTTCTTGTCACTTAGCCACACAAAACACTTGAACAGAAGCAGTCCTCAAGGTGTTAAAGCTTAAGTTCCACATCTGAGGTTTCATCATTGGAGCACAACTTTAAGGACTTATTCAAAATATTGAGCTCATTGTTATTTATGGAATGCAAAAAAGTAATTATTAATACCTTTGTAAGAACAAAATTAAGTTAATTACAAGACCAAATTGTATTTCTTGATTAATCTTAATATTCCAGTTCAGGCACATCTGTGATGTGATATTTTTGAGCTTAAGAAGTGTTGCTATTCTGGTTACAAGTGATGTTTTGCTGCCTTTGTTGGGAATGTGTAATcttaagatggagaaaaaagctgaaaagttGTTACTGTTTTATAAGAATATAACTTTGGGGGATGCACTATACTAGAAAGAATATGAGCATATGGAGCTCATGTGACATTAATTCAAAGGAATAATGATGTTCGAAGCCCTGATATCTTACTGTCTTTTCATTACAGTGCTGATAAACAGAGGgtgttaccaaaaacatgaaagtGACTGTGTATTAAATCTCAATAAAGAAATGTATTTAGTTTGCATATTACAAATTAAAGTGCAAGAGTGGAATATATAAGCAATTGCAATATAAAGCAAACATACTGGGTTCTTGTGCTAATGCTTATTCCAATTTATTCCCGTTTAGGAGCTCAGGGGAGAACAGTGATCAAGAACATTCCTGTTGGATCAAATGCCAAAGGTCAGAAGCCAaagaaaggcaagaaggaaaaatacaagggCAGGTGAGACAGCTAGCAGGATAATTAAGAAAACTGTCATTAATTGCGTTGTTGGTGGTGGCTCCTGTTACAGTAAAGATATTTGTCTTCTCCCTCCCATAGTTATTTCACTTCCATATCCTGCTGTCTGAGTCAAGGTCTAGAGATTTTATTTCTAATTGCTTTTAATGTCCTTTTATGTGATGGGCAACCATTAATGAGTGACCTACTTGCATAATTTTACTTCTCTAGAGTTTTGTTAGCTTAGTGGCAATGAGCAGCAAGCATTAGGTCAGTGGGTGACAACTAGATTTATACAGGTTGTAACATGAGTTTCTGTGGATATTGccagaggtgaaagtacaggttattctaagtgtaaaatgttctatgcacatatgcattttgaggcgttATTTAGCCGTggcatgaaattcaagtgtggcctggCAACAGATACAACAGCCAGGTCAGGTGGGTATCCATGGTGAGGATCTGAAATtgtgaataattcagtcatgatttctacaagttttggAGCTTTACAGTATCCCATGACAAGACAAGTGACAGCAATGGACCAGTACTGATTACCGATAGACATTACACAGTGATAGTGTAGATGTAATAAATGACAATTAAATAACAGGCTGTGTGGCACCATGGACTGCCCAAGCAGAGGGTGGGAAGGAGTTAGTCCCTcagagacagtgacagtgaatacgtTCAGATTGTATTGCATGACTTAAAGTAATGTGAGTGTGTGAAAAAGGTGTTATCCACTGTGGTTACCCATCTGGGCCAGCCGTTGTATCTGTTGccaggccacacttgaatttcataccacAGCTAAACAacacctcaaaatgcatatatgcatagaacattttcaacttagaataacctgtactttcacctctggCAATATTCACAGAAACTTGTGTTTCACCCTGTATTAACAAATACTATCTTATAATCTTCTGTATTAATTTACTTTCTGGTAAGATGTGACATTCACACACAAGATATTTTATGCAATTTATTTATAATGTGCTTATTACTTTGATCTGCAAAGAACATAGCAAATTCTGATGTATGTTGTCAGAATATGTCCCTGAAATAGTTGTATAATTTATTATTTCAATCATCCTCACCATGATTCCACCACAGGACAAAagctttctcttccctccattcatgTCTCTTGGGTCTACCCATCTATTCAAAACAATTCCAGCAAATCTTTTCACTTCATTCGTCCATCTGGCTCTTTGTctgcccttcctccttttactatCTTAAGGTTGTCATTCAGATATTGTATTGTCCATCTGTTATCTATTTGACAAATGTCTTATTCCACccgtgttaatttttttctctgatgTAGTCAGGATGCCTTCTGCTGAGGTGTTtaactcttttctcttatttcttcatgttGTACCAaacattatttgtttatttctcctttagGCACTGGAGTTTTTATTTTGGGACCTTTGTAAGAATCCAGGTTTCTGTTTCCGTTGTTTGAAGTACTAAAATACACTGAGTACAAATGTACAAATGTACTGTAATTTTTAGCTTGTTTTCCCAATTTGTACACTTAACTTTTTCCTGTCATCATGGATATCAAGACACTAGAATGGAAGATGATGTTGAGAAATGAAGTTTACAATAACTGAGCATGTCTGAAGGGCCACAGCACACAGTTCATCATCTCCATCACCTTGCTGCTCATCTTGATGTCCCCATGATGTCTGGTCTGTTTTGCCAGAACAAAGTTGGTTAACAATTATCCTTCTTGCATCATTTGatcctgagaagctaaaaatcttgttatttttgtttgatgTTAGATATTGGGGAAAAGTTGTTGATGTAACTATGCTGCATATCACCCAAAACatacagtgaaagaaaaaaaatgaagatgttTGATGCATGGAATTTTTCGaaaatttatggaaaaaaaataataatgttattggTTAATGACTTCAAAGGTTAGGCATCATGTTATATATTAAGAATATTTAAGAATTGACAAGAGGATCATATAGACATGGGGCATGTGAgaggaatgggaaagaaaatgtgtgttAACACGAAACATGTTGCCATTGTTTGTGGAGAGAATTGAGAAGCAATTTGAGACATGAATAGTTTagaaaaattatgtgaaataaatagCAGCAAAAAAACATGAGTCAATTAAATGTTTATAAAGTGATTCCTGCATTGCTGGGTACCCAACAAGTTTACagattttttttgcattggAATGGAACTGGTGGAGAGGGAGTCCACTGAGcctaaaaaaatagcaaatgaGGAGGGAAAGCTACAGcatcaaaacaaaaaaggatAGTGTATTGTTTGAACGCCTTAGCAAATGAGGAGGGAAAGCTACGGTATCAAAACAAAAAGGATGTGTGCTTGCTATATCGGAGGGTTCCTTTGAAAATAGGAGTTGAGAAACTATATTGTAAATTCCACAATCAAGAAACATAAAACTTGTGTGTTGTAGAATAATGacgtaaaaaaatttaaaaaaagttgTCATTGTATTGGTTTACTAGTCACCCACTGATATAAGAGGCTTTTTTGTGAATTCTTTAGGGGATTGAGAGATGCTTGTTGCTTTCTATattatttctatgtattttaatattttgtaaAGTCAGTCATTATTATATTCAGTAAAATTTACTCATTCTAGGTATCGTAAGAAAGGACCTCGACTCTGTAGGAAGAAGGGTATAGCACATGCCAGGCATTCAGTGAAAGCAGGCAATGAAGCTTCTAAAACTCACAGTGATGCTCAGGAAGGAATTGCTACGCAGGTAGAGGATGACACACTCGTATTCGACAAGAAGACACAAGTAAATGTTTTAGAAAACAAAGATTCAAGCTCTGGCTCTGtagacattaacaaaaaaataaaatgtgaaaaCCCTGAACAGAAAGTAAGCAATCTTGATGAAGTTGAAGATTCTTATTTAGAAAGTGAAGTGAAAGCAGAAACCATGGAAGCCTCATCACAAAGTGGAGACCAAAAGAACAAGTTGCTGGAGATGATGTCTCGTGAGTTCAATTCTGCAAGCATTCAGGAAGGAACTGGTACTTTTGAATCAAGAAAGTCTGCTCGAGTTCCTAGGCTtacaagaaaacgaaaaagtgAAGTGATTGATACACCAGAAAAGTCATCAGAGACCACAGTCAACCAGCCAACTCCCATAACCACAGTGACTCCCATTATCCACAACCCCATAACCAGTGCTCTCAAGAAAATTAGGAAGGAAAGTTTAGAAAACCTTCCATTGCCTACATCTCCAACTTTGCCTGGAAGAACTAGGAGGAGCACACAGGAAAGGAAATCAGGCAGTGAGAAAGATTCTGGTGAGGAGGCAGCTGGAATTTCAGAAGTTCCAGAAGTAACAGAATCTAAAACAGAAGAGGGCTTGGCACATGAAAGAACTACTCCAGACACTCGTGGGAGGAAAAGGGCCAGGGCAAGGGGCAAATCTGTCgttgagggggaagagggaaatgaCTCTGGGAATGAATCACCCATTATTCCAGTGAAAGGACGAGGCAAGACACACTCTAGTTCTGAGGAAGATTCACTTATTGCCAACTCAGATTCACCATGTTCATCCAAGAGCCGTGTGAGAAGTACAAAAGGATTGGGGGAAGGTGAGGCACCTGGTATGGCTGCACaaataaagggaaagggaaaggtccCAGTTAAGGAGGAACCAATGAGTGACATTaaaggacgaggaaaagtgAAAGCAGAGGGAGAAAAAACTGAAGATCAGCTGAATACTGTACTTGGTTCCGGTAAAAGTCAGAGCAAAATAAAACCACCTTGCGAAGATACTGGAAATGCTGTCACCACTAGTAATGGTTCTGTGGTTACAATGTCAACTAGATCAAGAGGGAAAACAGAATCTGAAAAGGAAGGAACCTTAGAAACAGAGCCACTCAGTCAGCCAAGACGCAGTATGACCCCAGTGAGTGGTGATTCCACTCCACAGTCGGAGTTAAAGCGATCTCAACGAATTTTACTGTCTCGTGAGGGGAGCTCAGACATATCTCCCTTATGCAAAAGAGGAACACCAAAACCCACTCCagaggtaataaagaagcaAGATACCCCAACACCTCCAGCTAAACCTCCACCTTTcaaacagaggaaagaagaaatagcatTCACtaagacaggtaaaaaaaagaagaagcatttCAAAGGACTTAGTTATTCATTTagcacaagaaaaaagaaaggtaaagccAAATTCAACCAAGGGAAACACTCCTTAGATACATCTCAAGAATCTGATTCTGTTGTGTCAGAGGAAATAGATATGGAGTCAGTTGATTCATCTTCACAAGATGTTCCATCAGAGCAACTCTCCAATCAGGAtcaagatggtggtgatgatcggCTTTctgatggaggagaaaatgatgTTGAAATGGATAATGTTGAGACTCCAGATCCCTCagcagatgatgatggtgtgagAGATTGTATCCTTGAGAAAATTTCTGCAGATCTTGCCAACAGTGATGAAAATGCTGAGTCACTAAAAGATGCTAAAAAGGAAGTTgttgaagaagaaaagtcaaCTGATATTTGTGACAAGTTTGATAAGGCCATTAAAAGTGAATtacttgaagaagaaaaagatgatattgaaaaaataaattatttagatagtaaagaagaggaagggaagttagTTGGTCTTAAGGAAAGTGAAGTCTCAGGAGAAAGTACATTTGCAAAATCTGATGCCTCAGCAACATCTAGTGAAGGTGCAGTAGATGTAGAAAGCAGCAGTTCTCTTGAAGCTGTGAAGCCAGAAAATATAGAAAGCCAATCAAAAGTAAAAAGTCATAGAGACACTGAAGTAAAATGTGGTGCAGGTAAATCAAACCAGACAGAAATTCTTGGAAAAGGAATGAGGACAAAAAGAGCTCCTCCTGGTGTGCCAGTCTATAGTTCACAACGTAAGGAAGTTAATCCTGTCATCCGAAAGCAAGTTACTGAAAAAGAACATTCCACATCACCTTCCAAGATACTTAGCACACCTGAAATGGGTTGCTCAGCCTCTGAATCTGCCTTCTCTCCAGGAGCAGAGGTTGAAGTTCAAGTTCCTGAGGAGGATGGTGGAGAAGCACTGAGCAAGAGACCTGAAGAAGTAGCTTCTAACAAGAATGGTGCAGAAGGCACAAACCAAAGTGGTGACAAGTCTGAGAATTCCCCACAAATTCCAGCACTTAGCAACAAATTGCAGGGTGCAGAGGCAGCAGAACTGCCATGTCAGCCCAGCAAAGAGACAATTGCACTCCAGGATGAAGGCCTGCGGCAACCCAGGAGACGCCACAGTATTAGTAAGAGAAAGATGGATGACCTTGTGCCTGAAGGCCATAACTCTGACTCTAGTGACTCCCTGGGTGAAGCTCGAATGCCTGGTGAAGGAGTAAGGAAGAGCAAAAGGTTAAGTCGACACAGTTCTCCACACGGCCTGTCTTTTGCGGCTCCTGAGTCACCCGAAGGGCCAGGCAAGAGCCAGTCCAAACCCATCAGCAGTCGATCAGCCTATGTTGTAAGTACCATTGTGCTGTTGATACTTGTTTGATGCTTAGCCATAACAATAACATAGGCTTTGAACCTGCTAGTAGGCTTTGAACCTGCTAGTGGGTAAGCGGTAAGTGATTGTTATAATGTTTTGCTTGTATGTTTTGCATTTTGTGTCTGTTGAGGTGATATTAATTTTGAAACATGGCAATAGAAAATGGATGGACTctagttttctttgttcttttgtttggcataaaaaaaaattcccctaTGCCACTTTAAGGATTTCCAGTGCAGAATTATCACACAGTTTTATCCCAAATTAGGTAGGCTTTAGAGCTTCAGGCATTACACCCTTGCAATTCTCTACATTATGCTGCATGGTAAATGCTCTTTTAGTTGGTCATCTATATGAactcatgttaatttttttttgtattatgttTGGGCATTTTGATTTATGATATTCAACAAAAGTTGCAAGAAAGTGCATTCAGTTGGACTTTAACTGAAAAGTAttcctacttttatatttttctatgaaAGTTAGATattaaaagaagtaagaaaaggaatatGATCTCTCTTGGATGTCTTCTCAGGTGAGGGAAAGGATTATCAGAGTCAAAGACAGGTATTGAAACCTAATTATCAGAGTAAAGTGAGACTGCACAAAAGTTTTAGCTTGCATTTTCTGAACTAATAACTGGGGATGGTCTTAAAATTGGTGGTAGTATGGTTAAGTATTGCAAAATGTTATACTTCCAagttttttatttctgttgagCTTTTATGAAAGATCCTGGTAATTGTTTAAACATGCTGCAAACTAAGTTTTCCAGCTTTTGAAGTGTAGTTAAAGTATTATATGGTGCTAAGACTATAGCTAATTCTCTGcatgttatgttcttattttgttatatatttttaactTAATAGTACAATATACTTTTGTATGGGTAGTGGTTGCATGTGTAACTTGAATAttcaatttttgttttaatctcAGTGTGAATGATTTCTTGGAGATAATACTTTTAAAGAAATTCCTTTATAATTCTCAGTTTTCTACAGTGTTTCTTTTCAAATTCACAAAAGTAGTACATTTGCAGAAAGGTATTTGGTAAAATGCACATGCATGTGTGTAGTAGATTTTTTTGTGTTCAGGCAAACTTGCATGATTTGACCCCAGAGCTAGGCCAATAAGAGCTGTCAAGTGCTGTCTACGAGTATATCATCACTTTTCATCCAAGATTCTTGGCCCTCAGACTCCAGCCTCACCAGGGGAACACCATTGCTATATCCTGTCTCCACCTGTGAACTTGACCCAGAGGTGTCATCAGCAAGGGAATGTGCAATCTGtatgtcttattttttatttattcttattttctctattgCATATTTTCTGTATAATAACTGCAAGAATGAAAGCTGCTTACTTGCTGACCATTGATATACCTTAAGTAGTTGTGCTAATTGACTCACCCTAGTGTTTACATGCTTTGAACCCATTGGTGTAACAGTGGTATTGCTTCTGAACTTGTAGTCTCGTGAGTATGCATATTCCTTGCCATTCTTGACCTTTACTATCACGTGCAGAACTACCGAACATAAGGCAGGAAAGAAAGTTCTTTGAAGTTTGCAAGCCTGACTGAAATGTAAAAGAAGCAGGCTAGGACAGTTTCttgatattatttttcctctttcatttccattattactgttataatTTGGAATGATCTTCAGGAATATTTATACagctatgtatgtgtgtggatgtgCCTATTGGGAAACTAAGAAGTCATAATTTTCAGCATTGTTCCCATACAGTATTTATCTTAGGTGTATATGCATTGGTTTCCTTCCTACTCATGTatcaagaaaacattgaaaCATTCTTCTGGAGACGGCAAGAACTGAAAACTGGTCTGCACAATTATTGATATATCTTTGATGCTGTATAcatatctagagagagagagagagagagagagagagagagagagagattggtatgCAGGAAAATCTAATAATTTTAAATTTGCTCTATTTTATGGAAAACTTAAAATCAAAGCTCATGTAGGAGAAATTCATTAGCTGATAATCTGATTGCctgagaaaacaaatgaaatgaatatatataattgaCAGAACTTGAGAAGtgcacatatatttttttctaattttcaccTTTAGTTTTGTTTCCACATTTGTTATGTTTTCATAATCATGT contains:
- the LOC135107944 gene encoding histone-lysine N-methyltransferase EHMT1-like isoform X3, with the translated sequence MEASSQSGDQKNKLLEMMSREFNSASIQEGTGTFESRKSARVPRLTRKRKSEVIDTPEKSSETTVNQPTPITTVTPIIHNPITSALKKIRKESLENLPLPTSPTLPGRTRRSTQERKSGSEKDSGEEAAGISEVPEVTESKTEEGLAHERTTPDTRGRKRARARGKSVVEGEEGNDSGNESPIIPVKGRGKTHSSSEEDSLIANSDSPCSSKSRVRSTKGLGEGEAPGMAAQIKGKGKVPVKEEPMSDIKGRGKVKAEGEKTEDQLNTVLGSGKSQSKIKPPCEDTGNAVTTSNGSVVTMSTRSRGKTESEKEGTLETEPLSQPRRSMTPVSGDSTPQSELKRSQRILLSREGSSDISPLCKRGTPKPTPEVIKKQDTPTPPAKPPPFKQRKEEIAFTKTGKKKKKHFKGLSYSFSTRKKKGKAKFNQGKHSLDTSQESDSVVSEEIDMESVDSSSQDVPSEQLSNQDQDGGDDRLSDGGENDVEMDNVETPDPSADDDGVRDCILEKISADLANSDENAESLKDAKKEVVEEEKSTDICDKFDKAIKSELLEEEKDDIEKINYLDSKEEEGKLVGLKESEVSGESTFAKSDASATSSEGAVDVESSSSLEAVKPENIESQSKVKSHRDTEVKCGAGKSNQTEILGKGMRTKRAPPGVPVYSSQRKEVNPVIRKQVTEKEHSTSPSKILSTPEMGCSASESAFSPGAEVEVQVPEEDGGEALSKRPEEVASNKNGAEGTNQSGDKSENSPQIPALSNKLQGAEAAELPCQPSKETIALQDEGLRQPRRRHSISKRKMDDLVPEGHNSDSSDSLGEARMPGEGVRKSKRLSRHSSPHGLSFAAPESPEGPGKSQSKPISSRSAYVTPASPGEHHCYILSPPVNLTQRCHQQGNVQSAAPTLTNVLCKCRIKYNPLAIVTTGEVYCQAIDSFDGRMIGCCNIVTNYRLLRVSGKIPFMLLCDNHRQRLRRHNCCPCCGLFCTQGVFYECSWDKGRLRHYYHKLCSLVLNGTNLCPHCGSSETPQEVQLELTLARKPVVYLKQHQERKESSARMTWSKGDNPEDGAGVDVAAEKEPSLELRNGRVISAQKLPFGCGREKLQEAIRCINEGKAVNIKSSSKGIYAACKQNDIEKLLHALVTGLSPNVKVKECGSQTGLHVAAAFGSVAALHILVMAGATIDMTDTQLMTPLMIAITKEQNNVVHYLVQAGASLMAKTQDGMTCLHLAAKCGNLTACQHILESGRLTRHAINMQDEGGWTPLVWASENKFTTVVKFLLDRGGNPQLCDVEQNTALHWAAFSGSTEICSMVLDRGCSLRSMNAHGDTPLHIAARQNHTDAVVLLLTRGAQLDVLNSKNQMPIDCALADSDVYLQLTLNSKVLEIMKQNNIRTEKILSSDIAGGKEEVPIPCVNGADEELLPKDYLYIAENCEASNVTIDRTITSLKWCECEDGCNAEHCGCGQLNFQCWFDPDGRLLPEFNYADPPMIFECNRACRCNKLSCNNRVVQHGISAHMQLFKTVGKGWGVRALKTIQKGSYVCEYVGEIITDLEADQRQDDSYLFDLDNRDSETFCIDARSYGNIARFINHLCEANLTPVKVFIDHQDLTFPRIAFFANRDIEADEELGFDYGEKFWMIKYKQFTCTCSSEKCKYSSETIQTTLENYNRKLRELQETV